From the genome of Pseudonocardia sp. EC080619-01:
TCCCGATCGGGACGGCCCCCGCCGCGAGCAGCCGCCGCACCGCCGGCGCCCCGCCCCCGAGCCGCCACCGCCCCTTCACGGCGACCGGCATCCCGTCGAGCGCCCCCCGCGGAGCCTCCCGCCCGTGTTCGCACGGCTTCGGTCCGCCCGCACGGGATCCGATCCCGTGCGAGCGACCTGATCCCGTGCGAACCGGGGCCGGGACGGGGGCCGTGAACGCCCGGAGCCAGGGGTCGGTCCTGGTGCGGCGGGTGTGGGCCTCCGCGACCGCCTCGGGGCCGGTGCTCACCGGAGCAGCTCGGGGGTCTCCCACTCCTCGCCGAGCACGTGCGCCGCCAGGAACGCGTGGACGGTCTCGTACCAGAGCTTGGCGTGGTTCGGCGCGAGCACCCAGTGGTTCTCGTCCGGGAAGTACAGGAACCGGTGCGGGTTCGCCTCCGGGTCCGCCTGCCGGGACACCAGGTCCCACCACAGCCGCAGGCCCTCGCCGATCGGGACCCGGTGGTCGCGGTCGCCGTGGATCACCAGCATCGGCGTGGTGATCGCGTCGGCGTGGAGGTGCGGGCTGTTCTCCCGCGCCATCTCCGGTGTCATCTCGGTCAGCCAGTACTCGGCGTGGTCGGTCGTCGGCCCGAACTGGTCGAGCGCCCAGAGGCTGGCGTGCGTGACGATCGCCGCGAACCGGTCGGTGTGCCCGGCGGTCCAGTTCGCCATGTAGCCGCCGAAGGAGCCGCCCATCGCGGCCGTACGGGTCGCGTCGACGTCCGGGCGGGCGACGGCGGCGTCGGTCACGGCCATGAGGTCGTCGAACGGTGGCCCGCCCCAGTGACCCCAGCCGCGTTGCACGAAGTCCTGGCCGTAGCCGGTGGACAGCGCCGGGTCGGGGAGCAGCACGGCGTAGCCGCGGGCCGCCATCAGCCACGGGTTCCACCGCCACGACCAGGCGTTCCAGCTGTTCAGCGGCCCGCCGTGGATCCACAGCAGCAGCGGGGCCGGGGCGTCCGGGCCGGCACCGGTGGGCAGCACCAGCCAGCCGCGGACCCGGGTGCCGTCCCCGGTGACGGTCTCGACCTCGGTGAGCGTGCCGGGCAGCTCCGGGGCGTCGGCCGGGCCGGCCAGGGGGAGGGGGGTCGCGCCGGGGGTGCGGGCGTCCACCCGGACCGGTGCGGGCGGGGCGTCGTAGGCGGTGCGCAGCGCGTAGACCCAGCGGCCGTCCGGGCTCGGCACCGGATCGGTGTAGCAGCCGTGGTCGCCGGTGAGCCGGGTGACGACGTCGTCGGACGGGCCGGCGCCGAGATCGATGCGGAACAGCGGGCCGCGGCCGTCCTCGTCGGCGGTGACGACCAGCGCGGACGCGTCGGGGACCCACCGCACGGCCGACGGCCAGCGGTCCCAGCCGGGCGCGACCGGGCGCGGCGCGCCCCCGGCGAGCGGGACCAGCACCAGATCGGTGCGCGGGGCGGTGTCCGGTGTGGACACCGACTCGCGGAGGACGGCGACGGTGCGGCCGTCCGGGGAGACCCGCGGCCCGGAGTACTCGTGGCCGTCGCCGGCGAGGAGGTCGCGGTGCCCGCCGCCGTCGGTGCCGATCGCGACGATCCGGCTGCGCCGCCGCCCGTTCCCGCGGGGCGTGTTCCAGGCGGTCACGACGGTCGTCCCGTCGGGGGAGACGTCGAAGCCGGCCTCGTCCAGCGCGCGGCCCGGGGCCGGTGTCAGGTCGGTCCAGTCCGCGCCGTCGTTGCGGAGCAGCCGGACCTCGGCGGGCCCGAGGTCGTGGTCCCAGTGCCGCACCGGGTGGCCGGTGTGCAGGATCGCCGAGACCTTCGCCTCGCTGCGGGCGGTACGCCGGCGCTCGTCGTCCGCGCCCGTCACCGCCCCGGGCAGGGTCGGAGACGACGCGACGACGGTCCCCGCCTCCCGCGCGACGACGACGTCGTCGATCCCGCCGGGACGCGTCCCGGCCGGGCGTGCCTCACCCCCGCCCGCGGGCAGCAGCCACAGCCCCGACGGCGTCTCGCCGTCGCCGGACGCGTCCGGATCGGACCGCGCCGACCGGAACAGCAGGTCCCCGCCGGGGGTGAAGACCGGGCCGGACTCGCCGGCCGCCCCACGGGTGAGGCGGCGCGGCGGGTCCTCCCCGGCCGGATCGATCTCCCACAGCGCGGTGCGGTACCGCGTGCCGTCCGTCTCGAGCTCCGCGACGCCGGTCACCAGGCGGCTGCCGTCGGGTGACAGCGCCAGCCCGGCGAGGCGGGGGAGGGCGAGGTAGGCGTCGAGATCGTGGAAGGGCGTCTCCGCGGGCTGGCTCGGCACAGGACCGTTCATAGCATCCCGGCTCAGGACGGCAGGAGCAGCAGCTTCCCGGTCGTGCGCCGCGCCTGGAGGTCCTCGTGTGCGGTCCGGGCCTGTTCCAGCGGGTAGGTGTGCCCGATCCGGACGTCGAGCCGGCCGGCCGCGACCTCGCCGTAGACGGCGCCGGCCTTCGCCCGCAGCGACTCGGTGGTGTCGACGAAGTCGAACAGCTTGGGCCGGGTCAGGAAGACCGATCCCGCTGCGTTGAGCCGCTGCGGGTCGACCGGCGGGACCGGCCCGGACGCGGCACCGAACAGCACCAGCATCCCGCGCTTGCGCAGCGACGCGAGGCTCGCGTCGAAGGTGGTCCTCCCGACGCTGTCGAACGCGGCGTGCACCCCCTCGCCGCCGGTCAGCTCGCGCACGGCGGCCGCGAGGTCGTCCACCCGGGTGTAGTCGATCACCTCGGCCGCACCGGCGGCGCGGGCGAGCGCCGCCTTCTCCTCGCTGGAGGTCGTCGCGATCACCCGGGCGCCCCTGGCGGTCGCCAGCTGGGTGAGGAGGAGCCCGACCCCGCCGGCCGCGGCGTGCACCAGCACGGTCTCACCACCCGCGAGCGGGAAGGTGTCGTTCACCAGGAAGTGCGCCGTCATCCCCTGCAGCAGCGCGCCGACGGCCACGTCGTCGGCGACGCCGTCGGGCACGGGCACGGCCTGGTCCCACGGCACGACGACCTGCTCGGCGTAGCTGCCCAGCGTCGCGGCCCACGCGATCCGGTCCCCGACGGCGACGCCGTCGACGCCCTCGCCGAGCGCGACGACCCGTCCGGCGCCCTCCAGCCCCGGGACGTAGGGCGTCTCCATGGGGTAGATGCCCTCGCGCTGATAGGTGTCGATGTAGTTCACGCCGGCTGCGGCGACCCCGACGAGCACCTCACCGGCACCCGGGGCCGGGGTGTCGATCTCGGCGACCTCCAGCACATCGGGCCCGCCGGCCTTCGTCACCCGTACCGCACGCATGTGTCCTCCTCGATCGACTCCGGTGCCGTGGGCGATCATGCCCTCACGCGTCGCGGCGCAGCATCCGGACCACCAGTGTGGCCGCTCCGGCCGCGAGATATCCCACGGCCACCAGCGAGCTGCGGCCGAGCTGCGACCAGGGCAGCGGGTCACGCAGGACGTCCGTGGCGGCGCCCCAGCCGGTCGTGATCAGCCACGGGCGGAGGGGCTCCAGCGCCGGGATCGCACCCAGCACGCCGAAGAGGATCAGGCCGCCCAGCACCGAGGACAGCACGACGAGCGGGTGCTCGGTGAACGACGAGACCGCCAGCGCGACGGCGCCGACCGCGGCCAGCTGCACCAGCGTCCATCCGGCGGCGACGCCGACCCGGAACAGGGCGTCCGGCAGGGTCAGGACGGAGCCGGACAGGGTGAGCAGCGCGCCGCCGTCGCCGGTGCCGGCGAGCACCACCGGCGGGCCGATCATCGCCCACCCGGCGACCAGCCCGGTGACGGTCACCAGCGTGACCGCGACGGCGGCCACCACGAGCACCCCGAACGCCTTCATCGCGACCAGCCGCAGCCGCCCGACCGGGGCGAGCAGCAGCCCGCGCAGGGTGCCGTGCTGGCCCTCCCCGGCGATCGCGTCCGCGGCGGCCACGGCGACGACGAGCGGCAGGAGGAGCGCCAGGAGCAGCGAGAGCGCGGCGACCGGGAGGGTCAGGCCGTTGCCGACGACCTCGCCGACCAGGCCACGTCGGGGCCCGTCGGCGAGCACGATCCCCAGCCCCATCAGCACCGGGACGGCGGCCAGGAGCAGGAACATGATCCAGGTGCGCGGGCGGCGCAACACCCAGCGGAGCTCGGCGCCGAGCAGGCGTCGCCAGGAGACCGGGCGGGCGTCGGCGGTGACGGTCACTCGGTGATCCTCGTGAACAGGGTCTCCAGGTCCGGGCGCTGCCGGCGGAGTCCGTGCACCGGCACCCCGGCGCGGACGAGCGCGGCGAACAGCACGGCGCCGTCCGGTCCGTCCTCGGCCAGCACCCCGGCGCCGTCGGCGTGGGCGGTGGCGCCGGCGTCGCGCAGCGCCCGCAGCGCGCCCGGGACGTCGGCGGTGGCGATCTCCCAGCCCCCGGCGACGGCGTCGAGCAGGCGGCCGAGCTCGCCGGACGCGAGCAGCGTGCCCTGCTTGAGCACGGCGACGTGCGTGCACACCGCCTCCACCTCCGAGAGCAGGTGCGACGACAGCAGCACCGTGGCGCCGGAGGCCCGCAGCTCCGCGACGACGGTGCGGATCTCCCGGGTGCCGGCCGGGTCCAGGCCGTTGGTGGGCTCGTCCAGCACGACGAGGCGCCGCGGCACGAGCAGCGCCGCGGCGAGGCCCAGCCGCTGCTTCATACCCAGCGAGTAGCCGCGGAACCGGCGGTCCGCCGCTCCCGCGAGCCCGACCCGCTCCAGCGCGGCGTCGGCGGCCGGCCGGACCTCGCGGTCGGACAGCCGGGGCTCGGTGGCGGCGACCCGCCGCAGGTTCTCCCGGCCGGACAGGAACGGGTGGAAGCCGGGGCCCTCGACGAGCGCGCCGACGTCCGGGAGAGCGGCGGCCAGGCCGCCCGGGACGGGGTGGCCGAGCAGCTCTACGGTGCCCGAGGTCGGCCGGGTCAGCCCGAGCAGCATGCGGATCAGGGTCGTCTTCCCCGACCCGTTGGGGCCGAGCATGCCGAACACCGAACCGGCCGGGACGTCGAGATCGACGCCGTCGACCGCGGTGACGGAGCCGAAGACCTTCCGCAGCTCCCGTACCCGCGCGGCGGGTGGCGCGGGCCGGAGCCCGGTGTCCGTGCCCGTGGTGGTGCCGAGTCCGGATCCGCTCACCGGGCGAGAGCCGCGCCGAGCACGTCGGTGCCGACCGCACCGGCGGCGAACCGGCCGTCGTCGGTGAGGATCGCCGAGCCCGCGGTCGTGGTGATCTCGCGGCCGCTGCCCCAGGCACCGGAGACGGGTGTGCCGAGGGCAGACAGGTCGGGCCGGTCCGGCTGCCCGCCCGTGCCGTCCGGGGCACGTTGCGGGACGGTGCCGACGACGACCGTGTCCCAGCCCTCACCGACCGCCCGGGGCCGCTCGGCCCCGGTGGGCGGGCCACCCCGGCCGCGCTCGTGGGCGGGCGCGTTCTCCACGGTGGCACCCGGTGGCGGGGTGAAGGTGAACAGCGACGGGTCCTGCGGGCCGACGGTGAGGTCGTCGAACCCGATCTGCAGGACGGGCTCCGCGCCGGCCCCGAGGACGGTCAGCTCGAGCGGCATCCGGGTCTCGGCGTCGACGGCTGCGCGGACCTCGCGCAGCACCGTGCGCTCGCCGGCCGCGGGGGTCAGCACGAGGGTGTACGCCGGACGTCCCGCGACCTCGGTGGTGCCGTCGACGGCGACCGTGCTCGTGCCGCGCAGCGCGCCGACGATCTCCGTCGCGGCGGCCTGCGGGTCGCGGTCGGGCCGGTCCGGGCCGTCGCCGGTCCGGGCGGGGATGCGGGTGGCGGTCCGGTCGGCGGAGTCGTAGGCCCAGGTGCCCTCACCGTCACGGACGTAGGTGCGCTCGCCGTCCGGACGGGGGAGTGCGAGGCGGCCGTGGCCCGCACCGTCGGACCAGACACGCGCGGTGGAGGTGCCGTCGGCGAGCGTGTCCTCGGCGACGCCCGGGACCGACGGCAGCCCCAGCCGGTTGTCGACGGCGACGGTGCCGGCCAGCGCGACGGGCTTCGCCGACAGCACCGAGGCCACCAGCTCCTCCGGGCTCACCGGCGGCAGCTCGGGGGCGGCCGACGCGGCCCGTGCGGTGACGAGGCCGGCGGTGAGGGCGGCGGCCAGCGCGGCCGCGAGCGCCGCGGCGACACCACCGCGCCGTAGCCGGGATCCGGAGGTCATGGCACCAGAGTGCCGTACTACAGGCGTCCCGTGCAGATCCGTCCGGCCGTTCCCGGCTCAGCCCCGGTCGGCGCCGTTCCCGGCTCAGCCCTGGTCGGCGCCGTTCCCGGCTCAGCCCTGGTCGGCGCCGCTGCCGGCTCAGGCGCGGTCGGCGCCGCTGCCCGCGAGCGGGCGGTCCGCGCCGGACCCGGGCAGGTTCGCGGCCGGTCCGGGGACCGCGGCGTCGGGCCGGGTGGCCGTACCCGCCCACACCGCGGCGGCGGCGGCCGTGACGAGCCCCGCCCCGAGCACGTGCAGCGACACGAGCAGCTCCGGCACACCCAGCGCGTACTGCACGCCCCCGAGCGCGCCCTGGGCGAGCACGACGAGCACCAGCATCCGGAACCGCCGGACCAGGACCTGGGACGCCCCGGTGGCGTGCAACAGGAAGCCGAGGCCCACGAGCGTGCCGAGGTAGCCGAACAGCAGGTCGGCGTGCAGCTGTGCGAGGAACGGGATGTCGACGTCGAGGCGCGGGGTGTCCGGGTCGCCGCCGTGCGGGCCCGCCGCGGTGACCAGCGTCCCGGCGACCAGCAGCGCGCCGAGCACGGCCGTCGAGACCGCGACCAGGCCCCGCCCGGCCGCCGGGACGGTGCGGGTGACGGGACCGTCGGCCTCGGTCGCCGCCGACACCAGCAGCACCGCGAACCACACCAGCACCATGGACGCCAGGAAGTGCAGCATCACCGTCCACCAGGCCAGCCCGGCGAGCACCGTGATGCCGCCGATGACGGCCTGCGCCACGACGCCGAGCGGCATCGCCAGCGCGAGCCCCCGGAGCCGCCGGCGGCGGGGACGGGTGAAGTAGGCGCCGAGGAGCGCTGCCCCGGCGGTGAGGACGACGAGCACACCGAGCAGCCGGTTCCCGAACTCGATCCACATGTGCAGCGGCGCGATCTCGGCGTGCGAGACCGGGACCATGCTGCCGGGCTCGCACTGCGGCCAGGTCGAGCAGCCCAGGCCGGAACCGGTCACCCGCACCACCGACCCGGTCACGCCGATCCCGATCTGGGCGACCAGGTTCGCGATCGCCAGGCGGCGCATCAGCACCGGCGGGGTGGACGGCACGCGGGCGAGGAGGCGGGACACACTACGAATGGTAGAAGAACGGCCGCCCGGGCCCGGCCGGTGGTCACGGATCCGGAAGCGTCGCGGCCGTTTCCGGCCGGTTCCCTTCCCGATCCGTGATCAGCGGGGTTCGGGGAGCGGGCGGCGGTGCACCAGGCGGTGGAGGAGGGCGTCGGCCGGGCCGGGGCGGCCGGCCCGCTCCAGGCGGTCGGCCAGCAGCACCGTCGCCGTCCAGACGAAGGCGGCGACCAGCAGCGCACCCGCCGCGCCGGCGGACGGGCCGAGCCCGACGAGATCGGGCTGCAGGAGCAGTGCGACCAGCGCCGAGTTCAGCAGGTAGCAGGTCAGCGAGCGGCGCCCGGCCGACGCGACCGCGCGCACGATCCGCCCCGGTGCCGCCTCGACACGCAGCCCCCACAGGGCGAACAGCGCCGCGTACCCCGCTCCGCCCGCGACCCCGGTGAGGACCTGCAGCGCGAGGAGCAGGCCACCCGTCACCGGCGGGACGGCGAGCACGCCGACGGCGGTCAGCGCCGCCGGTACGGCCCCGGCGACGGAGACGGCGACACCGCCGCCGGCGATCCGGCGCAGGAGTGGGCGGTGCGCTCCCGGGTCGTCGAGCAGACCGGCCCGTCCGGCGAGGTAGCCGAGTACGACCAGCAGGAACAGGGGGTAGCCGAGCGCGACGACCAGGGGTGACGCCGGGAGCGACCACAGCCGGACCACCCAGTCCTCCGGGGAGGCGTACCCCGGTACCGCCTGCATCTCCGATCCGCCGAGGCGCAGCCCGATCATGAAGATCGGGACGGTGACCAGGGACAGCGCGCCGAACCAGCCCGCGGCGCGGACGATCGAGCGGGTGGGCCGCAGCAGGAGCCATCCGGTCAGCAGGGTCGCCAGGCCGTAGGACGCGAGGATCTCACCGGGGAACACGAGGAACGCGTGCACGGCGCCGAACAGCAGCAGCCAGCCGCCGCGGCGGCGCAGGATCCGGCGGACGGAGACGTCGTCGGTGCCGCGGGCGCGGTGGCGGGCCACCGTCCAGGCCAGCCCGCCACCGAAGAGGATCGCGAACATCGGGAACGCGCGGTTGTCCAGGAACAGCGTCGTGAGGACGGCGGCGATCCGGTCCCGGAGCGGGTCGCCCGCGACGTCGGTGCCGAACGCGCTGCCGGCGTGGACCCCGGCGTACGCCATGGCGATGAGCAGGAGCATCGCCCCGCGGGCGAGGTCGGGGGCGAGCCGCCGGGTCGGCGGGGCGGGGTGCGCGACGGTCACGGGCGCTCCGTACAGGAGGTGGCGGGCTGGCCCCGTCGAGCGTGGCAGCGCCCGATTCGTCATGCCTGTGCCAGAAGTCAGGATCGCCCGAGCCCGGCCGGTGGTCACGGATCCGGAAGCGTCGCGGCCGTGTCCGGCCGGTTCCCTTCCCGATCCGTGATCAGCGGGGTGGTCGGGTCAGCGCCAGCGCACGGTGCGGGCCGCCACCAGCCCGGCCACGACGGCCCACCCGGCGAGGACGAGCAGCGGCCCGGCGGGCGGGAACTCACCCGCCCCGAGCGCGGCACGCAGCGCCTCGGCCAGTGCCCCGGACGGCAGCCAGGCGGCCACCACCGACAGCGGCCCTGGCAGGTCCGCCACCGGTACCACGATCCCGCCGGCCAGCAGCAGTACGAACCACACGACGTTGGCGACGGCGAGCACGATCTCGGCCCGCAGCGTGCCGCCCACCAGGATCCCGAGCGCCCCGAATGCGGCCGCACCGAGGAGCACGGCCAGCACGACGCCGTCGAGCCGGGCGCCGGCCGGTGACCAGCCGAGCGCGAGGGCCAGGATCCCGAGCAGCACCACCTGGACGACGACGACCGCGGCGACCGCCGCCAGCCGGCCGCAGACCAGCAGCCAGCGCGGCAGCGCGGTCGCGGCGAGCCGGCGCAGCGCGCCGTAGCGCCGGTCGAAACCGAGCGCGATCGCCTGGCTGGTGAACGCCGAGCTCATCACGGCCAGCGCGAGCATCGACGCGAGGACCCAGTCCACCCGCGGCTCCGGCGCCGGGATCGCGGGCACCAGGGTCAGCGCGGCGAGCAGCGCGGCCGGGATGAGCAGGGTGAGCAGCACCTGCTCGGCGTTGCGCAGGGCGAGCCGGGTCTCCAGCCCGCCCTGGGCCCGCAGCATCGTCAGGGTGTTGCCGCGCCCCGGGTCGGGGGCGAAGGTGCCTGCGGGGAACCGTTCGGTCACGAGCGCAGCTCCCGTCCGGTCAGGTCGAGGAAGACGTCCTCGAGGCTGCGGCGCACCACCTGGACGTCGTCGGCCATCACGCCCTGGTCGGCGCACCACGAGGTGATCGCGGCGAGCGCGCGGGGGTCGATCCGGCCGCGGACCCGGTACCGGCCGGGCGCGGTCTCGGTGGTCGCGTACCCGGCGGGCAGCCGGGCGTCGAGCCCCCGGGTGTACATCCCGGGCCGGGCCCGGAAACGCAGCTCGGTCTGGTCGCCCGCGGTGAGCTGGGCGGGGGAGCCGTGTGCGACGACGGTGCCCCGGTCGAGGATCACCACGTCGTCGGCGAGCTGCTCGGCCTCGTCCATCAGGTGTGTCGTGAGCAGGACGCCGACCCCGTCGCGGCGCAGCGCCCGCACCAGGTCCCACACGAGGTGCCGGGCCTGCGGGTCCAGCCCCGCGGTCGGCTCGTCGAGGAACACGAGTTCCGGGCGCCCGACGACGGCGCAGGCCAGCGCGAGCCGCTGCTGCTCGCCACCGGAGAGCCGCTTGAACGGGGTCGCGGCCCGCGGTCGCAGGCCGAGGACGTCGAGCAGGTAGTTCGCGTCGATCGGGTGTGCCGCGCAGGCCTCGACCAGGTGCAGCATCTCGCCGGTGCGCACGGCCGGATAGGCGCCGCCCCCCTGGGGCATCGCGCCCACCCGGGGGCGGACCGCGTCGTCGTCGGGCGCGTGGCCGAACACCGTGACCTGCCCGGCGGAGGGGCGCCGGAAACCGGTGCACACCTCGACGGTGCTCGACTTCCCGGCACCGTTCGGGCCGAGCAGGGCGAGCACCTCCCCGCGGGCGAGATCGAGGTCGATCCCGGCCACCGCCGTCGTCGTGCCGTAGCGGACCACCAGCCCGCGGACCTCCAGCGCGGCGTTCACGGGACCGGCACCGGGGTCGGGTCCGGCTCCGCGGGCGCCCGCAGCCACCGCCGGACGACGAGGAGGGACAGCGCGAACATCACCAGCGACGCGACGATGGCCAGCGGCAGCTGGAACGCGCGGAAGATG
Proteins encoded in this window:
- a CDS encoding S9 family peptidase, encoding MPSQPAETPFHDLDAYLALPRLAGLALSPDGSRLVTGVAELETDGTRYRTALWEIDPAGEDPPRRLTRGAAGESGPVFTPGGDLLFRSARSDPDASGDGETPSGLWLLPAGGGEARPAGTRPGGIDDVVVAREAGTVVASSPTLPGAVTGADDERRRTARSEAKVSAILHTGHPVRHWDHDLGPAEVRLLRNDGADWTDLTPAPGRALDEAGFDVSPDGTTVVTAWNTPRGNGRRRSRIVAIGTDGGGHRDLLAGDGHEYSGPRVSPDGRTVAVLRESVSTPDTAPRTDLVLVPLAGGAPRPVAPGWDRWPSAVRWVPDASALVVTADEDGRGPLFRIDLGAGPSDDVVTRLTGDHGCYTDPVPSPDGRWVYALRTAYDAPPAPVRVDARTPGATPLPLAGPADAPELPGTLTEVETVTGDGTRVRGWLVLPTGAGPDAPAPLLLWIHGGPLNSWNAWSWRWNPWLMAARGYAVLLPDPALSTGYGQDFVQRGWGHWGGPPFDDLMAVTDAAVARPDVDATRTAAMGGSFGGYMANWTAGHTDRFAAIVTHASLWALDQFGPTTDHAEYWLTEMTPEMARENSPHLHADAITTPMLVIHGDRDHRVPIGEGLRLWWDLVSRQADPEANPHRFLYFPDENHWVLAPNHAKLWYETVHAFLAAHVLGEEWETPELLR
- a CDS encoding quinone oxidoreductase, whose product is MRAVRVTKAGGPDVLEVAEIDTPAPGAGEVLVGVAAAGVNYIDTYQREGIYPMETPYVPGLEGAGRVVALGEGVDGVAVGDRIAWAATLGSYAEQVVVPWDQAVPVPDGVADDVAVGALLQGMTAHFLVNDTFPLAGGETVLVHAAAGGVGLLLTQLATARGARVIATTSSEEKAALARAAGAAEVIDYTRVDDLAAAVRELTGGEGVHAAFDSVGRTTFDASLASLRKRGMLVLFGAASGPVPPVDPQRLNAAGSVFLTRPKLFDFVDTTESLRAKAGAVYGEVAAGRLDVRIGHTYPLEQARTAHEDLQARRTTGKLLLLPS
- a CDS encoding ABC transporter permease subunit, which gives rise to MTVTADARPVSWRRLLGAELRWVLRRPRTWIMFLLLAAVPVLMGLGIVLADGPRRGLVGEVVGNGLTLPVAALSLLLALLLPLVVAVAAADAIAGEGQHGTLRGLLLAPVGRLRLVAMKAFGVLVVAAVAVTLVTVTGLVAGWAMIGPPVVLAGTGDGGALLTLSGSVLTLPDALFRVGVAAGWTLVQLAAVGAVALAVSSFTEHPLVVLSSVLGGLILFGVLGAIPALEPLRPWLITTGWGAATDVLRDPLPWSQLGRSSLVAVGYLAAGAATLVVRMLRRDA
- a CDS encoding ABC transporter ATP-binding protein is translated as MSGSGLGTTTGTDTGLRPAPPAARVRELRKVFGSVTAVDGVDLDVPAGSVFGMLGPNGSGKTTLIRMLLGLTRPTSGTVELLGHPVPGGLAAALPDVGALVEGPGFHPFLSGRENLRRVAATEPRLSDREVRPAADAALERVGLAGAADRRFRGYSLGMKQRLGLAAALLVPRRLVVLDEPTNGLDPAGTREIRTVVAELRASGATVLLSSHLLSEVEAVCTHVAVLKQGTLLASGELGRLLDAVAGGWEIATADVPGALRALRDAGATAHADGAGVLAEDGPDGAVLFAALVRAGVPVHGLRRQRPDLETLFTRITE
- a CDS encoding outer membrane lipoprotein carrier protein LolA, whose amino-acid sequence is MTSGSRLRRGGVAAALAAALAAALTAGLVTARAASAAPELPPVSPEELVASVLSAKPVALAGTVAVDNRLGLPSVPGVAEDTLADGTSTARVWSDGAGHGRLALPRPDGERTYVRDGEGTWAYDSADRTATRIPARTGDGPDRPDRDPQAAATEIVGALRGTSTVAVDGTTEVAGRPAYTLVLTPAAGERTVLREVRAAVDAETRMPLELTVLGAGAEPVLQIGFDDLTVGPQDPSLFTFTPPPGATVENAPAHERGRGGPPTGAERPRAVGEGWDTVVVGTVPQRAPDGTGGQPDRPDLSALGTPVSGAWGSGREITTTAGSAILTDDGRFAAGAVGTDVLGAALAR
- a CDS encoding heme A synthase, with amino-acid sequence MRRLAIANLVAQIGIGVTGSVVRVTGSGLGCSTWPQCEPGSMVPVSHAEIAPLHMWIEFGNRLLGVLVVLTAGAALLGAYFTRPRRRRLRGLALAMPLGVVAQAVIGGITVLAGLAWWTVMLHFLASMVLVWFAVLLVSAATEADGPVTRTVPAAGRGLVAVSTAVLGALLVAGTLVTAAGPHGGDPDTPRLDVDIPFLAQLHADLLFGYLGTLVGLGFLLHATGASQVLVRRFRMLVLVVLAQGALGGVQYALGVPELLVSLHVLGAGLVTAAAAAVWAGTATRPDAAVPGPAANLPGSGADRPLAGSGADRA
- a CDS encoding DUF418 domain-containing protein, which codes for MTVAHPAPPTRRLAPDLARGAMLLLIAMAYAGVHAGSAFGTDVAGDPLRDRIAAVLTTLFLDNRAFPMFAILFGGGLAWTVARHRARGTDDVSVRRILRRRGGWLLLFGAVHAFLVFPGEILASYGLATLLTGWLLLRPTRSIVRAAGWFGALSLVTVPIFMIGLRLGGSEMQAVPGYASPEDWVVRLWSLPASPLVVALGYPLFLLVVLGYLAGRAGLLDDPGAHRPLLRRIAGGGVAVSVAGAVPAALTAVGVLAVPPVTGGLLLALQVLTGVAGGAGYAALFALWGLRVEAAPGRIVRAVASAGRRSLTCYLLNSALVALLLQPDLVGLGPSAGAAGALLVAAFVWTATVLLADRLERAGRPGPADALLHRLVHRRPLPEPR
- a CDS encoding ABC transporter permease; this encodes MTERFPAGTFAPDPGRGNTLTMLRAQGGLETRLALRNAEQVLLTLLIPAALLAALTLVPAIPAPEPRVDWVLASMLALAVMSSAFTSQAIALGFDRRYGALRRLAATALPRWLLVCGRLAAVAAVVVVQVVLLGILALALGWSPAGARLDGVVLAVLLGAAAFGALGILVGGTLRAEIVLAVANVVWFVLLLAGGIVVPVADLPGPLSVVAAWLPSGALAEALRAALGAGEFPPAGPLLVLAGWAVVAGLVAARTVRWR
- a CDS encoding ABC transporter ATP-binding protein; translation: MNAALEVRGLVVRYGTTTAVAGIDLDLARGEVLALLGPNGAGKSSTVEVCTGFRRPSAGQVTVFGHAPDDDAVRPRVGAMPQGGGAYPAVRTGEMLHLVEACAAHPIDANYLLDVLGLRPRAATPFKRLSGGEQQRLALACAVVGRPELVFLDEPTAGLDPQARHLVWDLVRALRRDGVGVLLTTHLMDEAEQLADDVVILDRGTVVAHGSPAQLTAGDQTELRFRARPGMYTRGLDARLPAGYATTETAPGRYRVRGRIDPRALAAITSWCADQGVMADDVQVVRRSLEDVFLDLTGRELRS